Proteins encoded within one genomic window of Anastrepha ludens isolate Willacy chromosome 4, idAnaLude1.1, whole genome shotgun sequence:
- the LOC128859558 gene encoding calumenin-B: MSAFRVSLLLLVLISAFFLSDAIPKPDDDQVDASELHSRLDHDSDGEKHFEGGHHNKQYDHEAFLGEDEAKSFDQLPPEESKRRLGLIVARIDEDKDGFVTLSELKRWIEYTQRRYIDEDVGRMWKMHNPDGNTTISWEAYRDNVYGFLDTMDKEEIENDEHNMSFKRLQKRDRRRWGVADQDLDDHLTREEFTAFLHPEDHPTMKDIVLTETIEDIDSNGDGKITVDEYIADMYRNSEPSDEEPEWVKSEREGFSKFRDLNGDGYLDREEVRAWVVPKDFDHAESEAKHLVFEADNDGDEKLTKDEILEKYDVFVGSQATDFGEALARHDEF, encoded by the coding sequence ATGTCGGCGTTTCGCGTATCGTTGTTGCTACTTGTCTTGATAAGCGCGTTCTTCCTGTCGGACGCTATTCCGAAACCGGATGATGACCAAGTGGATGCTAGTGAGCTCCACAGCCGGTTGGATCATGATTCAGATGGTGAGAAGCATTTCGAAGGTGGACATCACAACAAACAGTATGATCATGAGGCGTTCTTGGGGGAAGATGAAGCTAAATCATTTGATCAGCTGCCACCGGAAGAGAGTAAACGCCGTTTGGGCCTTATTGTCGCTCGCATCGATGAGGATAAAGATGGTTTCGTAACACTTTCGGAGCTTAAAAGATGGATCGAATACACGCAGCGTCGTTACATTGATGAAGATGTCGGCCGTATGTGGAAAATGCACAATCCTGATGGTAACACAACCATTAGTTGGGAGGCGTATCGTGATAACGTTTATGGATTTCTGGATACAATGGACAAGGAAGAAATTGAAAACGATGAACACAATATGTCTTTCAAGCGTTTACAAAAGCGAGACCGCCGTCGATGGGGTGTTGCCGACCAAGATTTAGATGATCATCTAACACGTGAGgaatttactgcatttttgcATCCAGAAGATCACCCTACTATGAAAGACATAGTTCTAACTGAAACAATTGAAGACATTGATAGCAATGGGGACGGTAAAATTACAGTAGATGAATACATTGCCGACATGTACCGAAACTCGGAACCAAGTGACGAAGAGCCCGAATGGGTTAAAAGTGAACGGGAAGGATTCAGCAAATTTCGAGATTTAAATGGGGATGGATATCTTGACCGTGAAGAAGTGCGTGCCTGGGTTGTGCCAAAAGATTTTGATCACGCcgaaagtgaagcaaaacatTTGGTATTCGAAGCAGATAATGACGGCGATGAGAAACTCACGAAAGATGAAATATTAGAAAAGTATGATGTATTCGTTGGCTCCCAAGCGACAGATTTTGGCGAAGCGCTAGCACGTCACGATGAATTTTAG